One region of Halohasta litchfieldiae genomic DNA includes:
- a CDS encoding coenzyme F420-0:L-glutamate ligase, with the protein MELFAVADIPEIQPGDDLAAQIRNRVDLRPDDVVCVASTVVSKAEGRVADLEDYPAGPRAREIAAHLSELEDREKDPRFAQAVLEESVEIIMESPFLLTETRFGHVGVNAGIDRSNVPGGDLLLLPKRPSESAARIQAELPAEQVIVTDTCGRPFRYGQRGVAIGWDGMPASRDWRGAVDRDGRELGVTVQNVIDELAAAANLVAGEGNGGTPVVVVRGFEFGDLPGSQNHFRDLDGDYVRQALRGWSHSPTEGEA; encoded by the coding sequence ATGGAACTATTCGCTGTGGCAGACATACCCGAAATCCAGCCGGGTGACGATCTCGCCGCCCAGATCCGAAACCGGGTCGACCTCCGACCCGACGACGTGGTCTGTGTCGCCAGTACAGTCGTCTCGAAGGCCGAAGGCCGAGTTGCTGACCTCGAAGACTACCCCGCGGGACCACGCGCCCGAGAGATTGCTGCCCATCTTTCGGAACTCGAAGATAGAGAGAAGGATCCCAGATTCGCCCAGGCGGTCCTCGAAGAGAGCGTCGAAATCATCATGGAGTCGCCCTTTTTGCTCACAGAAACGCGATTCGGCCACGTCGGCGTCAACGCCGGTATCGACCGCTCGAACGTGCCGGGCGGCGACCTGCTTTTGCTCCCGAAACGGCCCAGCGAGAGCGCGGCTCGGATCCAAGCCGAACTTCCTGCCGAGCAGGTCATCGTCACCGATACCTGTGGTCGACCCTTCCGCTACGGCCAACGTGGGGTTGCCATCGGCTGGGATGGGATGCCCGCAAGTCGTGATTGGCGAGGGGCGGTCGACCGCGATGGCCGAGAACTCGGAGTAACGGTCCAGAACGTGATCGACGAACTCGCCGCGGCCGCGAATCTTGTCGCTGGCGAAGGCAACGGTGGAACACCGGTTGTCGTCGTCCGTGGCTTTGAGTTCGGCGACCTCCCGGGCAGCCAGAACCATTTCCGAGATCTCGATGGCGACTACGTCCGCCAGGCGTTGCGTGGCTGGTCCCACAGCCCAACGGAGGGTGAAGCCTAA
- a CDS encoding 5,10-methylenetetrahydromethanopterin reductase codes for MFGIELTPEHPIERLTDLGVRAEKAGFDTLFSSCHYNNRDAFAALHHIGAATDDLRVGPGVANPFEIHPVTLASKVATIDEATGGRAVFGIGPGDPSTLANLGYADDRGLRPVLEAFKTAQKLWAGERVDHDGTFEATNAGLNYEPPSGPGIPVYVGGEGPHMCRMAAKHAGGLLFNGSHEADLAWAREQVEKGLADRPDSRGEFDLAAYASVSVDEDRKAAREAARPPVAFITAGAAPPVLDRHNIDKQTASEIGTKISAGEFSAAFELVTPGMINAFCMAGTVDDVADRMAGVLDHADSIVVGSPLGPDLESAIDLAAEAYDQVD; via the coding sequence ATGTTCGGGATCGAACTCACGCCTGAACACCCAATCGAGCGACTCACTGATCTCGGGGTTCGAGCCGAGAAAGCCGGGTTTGACACCCTCTTTTCGTCGTGCCACTACAACAACCGTGATGCCTTTGCCGCACTCCACCACATCGGCGCAGCAACCGACGACCTCCGTGTTGGACCGGGCGTTGCCAACCCTTTTGAGATCCACCCCGTCACGCTGGCCTCGAAGGTCGCAACCATCGATGAGGCGACTGGTGGCCGTGCTGTCTTCGGCATCGGGCCGGGCGATCCGTCGACGCTCGCCAATCTCGGCTACGCCGACGATCGCGGGCTCCGACCCGTGCTTGAGGCATTTAAAACAGCACAGAAGCTTTGGGCTGGCGAACGCGTCGACCACGATGGCACCTTCGAGGCAACCAACGCGGGACTCAACTACGAACCACCAAGCGGCCCTGGAATTCCGGTCTATGTCGGTGGCGAGGGGCCGCACATGTGCCGGATGGCCGCCAAACATGCCGGTGGGCTGTTGTTCAATGGCTCTCATGAGGCAGATCTCGCGTGGGCGCGCGAGCAAGTTGAAAAAGGGCTGGCCGACCGACCAGACTCTCGCGGCGAGTTCGATCTCGCAGCCTACGCCAGTGTGAGCGTCGACGAGGATCGTAAAGCTGCCCGTGAGGCTGCTCGGCCGCCGGTTGCATTTATTACCGCGGGGGCAGCCCCACCGGTACTTGATCGACACAATATTGACAAACAGACCGCCAGCGAGATCGGGACCAAAATCAGTGCCGGTGAGTTTTCGGCGGCATTCGAACTCGTGACCCCAGGGATGATCAATGCCTTCTGTATGGCTGGCACCGTCGACGACGTGGCCGACCGGATGGCCGGTGTGTTGGACCATGCCGACAGTATTGTCGTTGGCTCACCGCTTGGGCCGGATCTCGAAAGCGCAATCGACCTCGCAGCCGAGGCCTACGACCAGGTCGACTAA
- a CDS encoding site-2 protease family protein, translated as MSTLPWILTGILIYSVVAIALNQRGLLPGYVKVSGPLMTIHTGRGRAFLNWLATPKRAWRALANIGVGIALVTMIGTFVMLIIQSVTIIQSPPTETVLQNPRNALVIPGVNEFLPLSVAPEIIIGLLVGLVVHEGGHGLLCRVENIDIDSIGVVLFALLPIGAFVEPDDESANTASRGAQTRMFAAGVLNNLLITALVFGLLFGPVGSAIAVAPGAPVGGVYPGGAADLADINQGDRIVAIDGTEIESDETLSQALAEIDAETVSVTLASGEEVMVERSAFVTTLLENSPFAGENGLAVNDTITAVDNTSVTTEQEIKAAAQNKSVVTLTYNDGETGEEQTATGPLGVMTTVSPDDPLDAAGAPGDEQVVITSIDGNRILDFEDVSQSLTDREPGETVDIVAYADGERGQYTVELGSHPEDDDRAYVGILGSTPLSGIGVNSFGVISYPAENFLSILTGALDGGVAVLLLWLLILPFASIIDPTIQFNFAGFVDVNAAFYEVVGPLSVLGDGGVFLLANILFWTGWVNINLALFNCIPAFPLDGGRILRSATEAVVARLPVDSKPEFTRAITTSIGLIMLISLILMIFGPRLLS; from the coding sequence ATGAGTACGTTACCCTGGATTCTCACAGGGATTTTGATCTACTCGGTTGTGGCGATTGCGCTCAACCAGCGCGGGCTCTTGCCCGGGTATGTCAAAGTCTCAGGTCCACTAATGACGATCCACACCGGACGTGGACGAGCCTTCCTCAACTGGCTTGCGACACCGAAACGAGCCTGGCGAGCCCTCGCGAATATCGGCGTCGGAATTGCACTGGTCACGATGATCGGGACGTTTGTGATGTTGATCATCCAGAGTGTCACGATCATCCAGTCGCCACCGACCGAAACAGTCCTCCAGAATCCGCGGAATGCGCTCGTGATTCCCGGTGTCAACGAGTTCCTCCCACTGTCTGTAGCCCCCGAGATCATTATCGGTCTTCTCGTCGGGTTGGTCGTCCACGAAGGCGGCCACGGACTGCTCTGTCGCGTCGAGAACATCGATATTGATTCGATAGGTGTCGTGCTGTTCGCGCTGTTGCCGATTGGCGCATTTGTTGAACCAGACGACGAGAGCGCAAATACCGCCAGCCGTGGGGCACAGACCCGAATGTTCGCGGCGGGTGTTCTCAACAATCTACTTATTACAGCCCTCGTTTTCGGACTTCTCTTTGGGCCAGTCGGGAGTGCAATTGCGGTCGCTCCGGGAGCCCCCGTCGGTGGTGTCTACCCCGGGGGTGCTGCGGACCTTGCGGATATTAATCAAGGCGACCGGATCGTTGCGATCGATGGCACCGAGATCGAATCGGACGAAACACTCAGCCAAGCCCTCGCTGAGATTGACGCTGAGACTGTGAGTGTCACCCTGGCGAGTGGAGAAGAGGTGATGGTCGAGCGATCTGCGTTCGTCACGACGCTCCTCGAAAACTCACCGTTTGCCGGCGAGAACGGGCTTGCGGTCAACGATACGATCACCGCCGTCGACAACACGTCTGTGACGACCGAACAAGAGATCAAAGCGGCAGCCCAAAACAAGTCGGTCGTCACGCTGACCTACAATGACGGTGAGACTGGTGAGGAACAAACAGCAACAGGACCACTTGGCGTCATGACAACGGTCTCTCCAGATGATCCGCTTGATGCAGCGGGAGCACCCGGAGACGAGCAGGTGGTTATCACGAGCATCGATGGCAACCGGATCCTCGATTTCGAGGACGTGAGCCAATCGCTCACCGACCGTGAGCCGGGCGAGACAGTCGACATAGTCGCCTATGCTGACGGAGAGCGGGGCCAGTACACCGTCGAACTCGGCTCACATCCAGAGGATGACGACCGGGCCTACGTCGGGATTCTCGGAAGCACACCGCTGAGTGGCATCGGCGTCAACAGTTTTGGCGTGATCTCATACCCGGCCGAAAACTTCTTGTCAATTCTCACCGGGGCCCTCGACGGGGGGGTCGCTGTCCTCCTGTTGTGGCTGCTTATCCTCCCATTTGCCTCGATCATTGATCCGACAATTCAGTTCAATTTCGCTGGCTTTGTCGACGTCAACGCAGCCTTCTATGAGGTTGTTGGGCCACTGTCTGTGCTTGGAGACGGCGGTGTGTTCCTCCTGGCAAACATCCTGTTTTGGACCGGCTGGGTCAATATCAATCTCGCGCTGTTCAACTGTATTCCGGCGTTCCCATTGGATGGGGGTCGGATTCTCAGATCTGCGACAGAGGCAGTCGTTGCACGGCTTCCCGTCGACTCGAAACCCGAGTTCACGAGGGCGATTACGACCAGTATTGGCCTGATTATGCTGATCAGCCTCATCCTCATGATCTTCGGTCCGCGGCTGTTGAGCTAA
- a CDS encoding heme-binding protein, with protein sequence MADVPQTDEGWYVLHDFRTIDWDEWRATPEGDRQRAISEGVDYLSDHESVDEGASAVFSILGHKADLLILHLRPTLDEISQAERQFEQTALAGVTDQSTSYVSVTEVSGYVSDAYFEEDGEVDAGLKRYIEGKLEPEIPDDEYVSFYPMSKRRGEEHNWYDLSFDDRAELMSGHGETGKQYAGKIKQVISSSVGFDDHEWGVTLFAAEPTDIKDIVYEMRFDEATSKYGEFGSFYIGRRFPPQDLGAYLAGETVPTGDETSGHPHKAAHTHGDSNHGTHGESDTNHGEGHAHGDSHHGESTTDEDSVDDDPADEESIRGELADLDIYAGKPHGEDVYATVLYSEADREELFEEVDGLRKNFDHYDSHVKTAVYGATDGGRSAVVSIWETASAADTAAGFLSELPDIVERAGEESGFGTMGMFYTVKPDSREDFVDKFETVGGVLEETEGHIETDLMVNHEDENDMFIASQWNSQQDAMGFFGSDAFRDTVQWGRDVLADRPRHVFLA encoded by the coding sequence ATGGCCGATGTCCCGCAGACTGACGAAGGCTGGTACGTGTTACACGATTTTCGGACGATCGATTGGGACGAGTGGCGAGCGACGCCCGAGGGGGATCGACAGCGTGCAATCAGCGAGGGTGTCGACTACCTCAGTGACCACGAGTCGGTCGACGAGGGTGCCTCGGCGGTCTTTTCGATTCTTGGTCATAAGGCCGACCTGCTGATCCTTCACCTCCGACCGACGCTCGACGAGATTTCGCAGGCCGAACGACAGTTCGAACAGACCGCCCTCGCAGGTGTCACCGACCAGTCGACCTCCTACGTTTCGGTGACCGAAGTCTCGGGCTACGTCTCGGATGCCTACTTCGAGGAGGATGGCGAGGTCGACGCCGGACTCAAACGCTACATCGAAGGGAAACTCGAACCCGAGATTCCCGACGACGAGTACGTCTCGTTTTACCCGATGAGCAAACGTCGCGGCGAGGAACACAACTGGTACGATCTTTCCTTTGACGATCGTGCCGAACTAATGAGCGGCCACGGCGAGACCGGCAAACAGTACGCCGGGAAAATCAAGCAGGTTATCTCCTCGTCGGTTGGGTTCGACGACCACGAGTGGGGTGTGACGCTGTTTGCGGCCGAACCGACTGATATCAAGGATATCGTCTACGAGATGCGGTTCGACGAGGCGACCTCGAAGTACGGCGAGTTCGGCTCATTTTATATCGGTCGACGCTTCCCACCGCAGGATTTGGGTGCCTATCTTGCAGGCGAGACGGTTCCGACCGGCGACGAGACCAGCGGCCATCCACATAAAGCGGCCCACACACACGGTGATTCCAACCACGGTACCCATGGTGAGAGTGACACCAATCACGGTGAGGGCCATGCCCACGGCGACTCTCATCACGGCGAGTCGACTACCGACGAGGATTCAGTCGACGACGATCCGGCTGACGAGGAGTCGATCCGCGGCGAGTTGGCGGATCTCGACATTTACGCGGGCAAGCCACACGGAGAAGACGTGTATGCGACCGTGCTCTACTCGGAGGCCGACCGCGAGGAGTTATTCGAGGAGGTCGACGGACTGCGAAAGAACTTCGACCACTACGATTCGCACGTCAAAACCGCCGTCTACGGCGCAACAGACGGGGGCCGAAGCGCAGTCGTCTCGATCTGGGAGACCGCGAGTGCCGCCGACACCGCCGCGGGCTTCCTGTCGGAGCTCCCTGATATTGTCGAGCGAGCTGGCGAGGAGTCCGGCTTCGGCACGATGGGAATGTTCTATACTGTCAAACCGGACTCCCGAGAGGACTTCGTCGACAAGTTCGAGACCGTCGGTGGCGTGCTCGAAGAGACCGAGGGCCACATCGAGACGGATCTGATGGTCAACCACGAGGACGAAAACGACATGTTCATCGCTAGCCAGTGGAACTCACAGCAGGACGCAATGGGCTTTTTCGGCTCGGATGCGTTCCGCGATACCGTCCAGTGGGGACGTGACGTGCTGGCCGACCGACCGCGACACGTCTTTTTGGCCTAG
- a CDS encoding SHOCT domain-containing protein — MSLESHIEAGGRRVLQSPLWTGIAITLFFVLPTVVIPGIPLWVSAAVLLTFGPPIVMACYVLYGIYGRLFGSDKKESEPVEPVEETPPGVDTPLDRLKYRYASGEIDERTFERRLEQLMETEEVARRLNSRQQVDDEITVYNR, encoded by the coding sequence ATGTCCTTGGAGTCCCACATTGAGGCAGGCGGTCGACGGGTCCTCCAGTCGCCCCTCTGGACCGGGATCGCGATAACGCTGTTTTTTGTCCTCCCGACGGTCGTCATTCCGGGGATTCCGTTGTGGGTTTCGGCGGCAGTCCTCCTCACGTTCGGGCCACCAATCGTTATGGCCTGTTACGTGTTGTATGGTATCTATGGTCGACTGTTTGGCTCGGACAAAAAAGAATCCGAGCCTGTCGAACCAGTCGAGGAGACACCACCGGGTGTCGACACCCCGCTTGACCGACTCAAATACCGATATGCAAGCGGTGAGATCGACGAGCGAACCTTCGAACGCCGACTCGAACAGCTGATGGAAACTGAGGAGGTGGCTCGTCGACTCAATAGTCGCCAGCAGGTCGACGACGAAATTACGGTCTACAATCGGTAA
- a CDS encoding aldo/keto reductase, giving the protein MQQRKLGDSDVAVSEVGFGAWVVGTDWWGDRTRDESIEMIHHAIDQGITYFDTGDVYGHGNSEELLGEALADYRDEVTIATKIGYDYYNNPQAGHGELPKEITPEYIREATEKSLDRLGVDSVDVLQLHNADVEEVDEDILEVFDELKEDGIIKATGWALGPSIGWLAEGDMAIAEEFDSLQLVWNMFEQEVGNHFLETIENTGSSTSLIPRVPHSSGLLNEQVTPETELDAGDHRGFRPDEWYETGWEKLDTLQFLKADDKRTMGQASIAYLLSHDPVASVTPTFRTKADITEWAGASEVPLTDKEVDRVDDLYANGFGIERFDGMDSLRSSVDGEDLRAAGLDRKVAGD; this is encoded by the coding sequence ATGCAACAGCGCAAACTCGGCGATTCCGATGTGGCGGTCAGCGAGGTCGGTTTCGGCGCGTGGGTCGTCGGCACTGACTGGTGGGGCGACCGGACCAGAGACGAGTCGATCGAGATGATCCACCACGCGATCGACCAGGGGATCACCTACTTCGATACGGGCGATGTCTATGGCCACGGCAACTCCGAGGAGCTTCTCGGCGAGGCGCTGGCCGACTACCGCGATGAGGTCACCATCGCTACCAAAATCGGCTACGATTACTACAACAACCCCCAGGCCGGCCACGGTGAACTCCCCAAAGAAATCACCCCCGAATACATCCGCGAGGCAACCGAAAAGAGCCTCGACCGACTCGGCGTCGACTCTGTCGACGTGCTCCAGCTCCACAATGCCGATGTCGAAGAGGTCGACGAGGACATCTTGGAAGTGTTCGACGAACTCAAAGAAGACGGCATCATCAAGGCGACCGGATGGGCGCTCGGCCCCTCGATCGGCTGGCTTGCTGAGGGCGATATGGCAATTGCCGAGGAGTTCGATTCGCTTCAGCTGGTCTGGAATATGTTCGAACAGGAGGTCGGCAACCACTTCCTCGAAACCATCGAGAACACTGGATCGTCGACCAGCCTCATCCCACGAGTGCCTCACTCTTCGGGGCTGCTCAACGAGCAGGTCACTCCCGAGACCGAACTCGATGCGGGCGACCACCGTGGTTTCCGGCCCGACGAATGGTACGAGACGGGCTGGGAGAAACTCGACACGCTCCAATTCCTCAAAGCCGATGACAAACGAACAATGGGGCAGGCTTCGATTGCCTACCTGTTGAGCCACGACCCAGTCGCTTCAGTAACGCCAACCTTCCGGACGAAAGCCGATATCACCGAGTGGGCTGGGGCTTCGGAGGTTCCGCTCACTGACAAGGAGGTCGACCGCGTCGACGACCTCTATGCAAACGGTTTCGGTATCGAGCGATTTGACGGGATGGATAGTCTTCGCTCCTCGGTCGACGGCGAGGATCTCCGAGCTGCCGGACTGGATCGGAAAGTAGCTGGCGACTAG
- a CDS encoding CBS domain-containing protein codes for MSTDLVTVPSGATMKGAAGQMLHNDVGSVIVLNNETPAGIVTEMDALRVGYAANRPFESVPVRKVMSRPLITIEPTKTARTAIGRMHKNNIKKLPVVSGFDLVGILTMTDIVQNHGKLLNEARNLESGHGRRDPDEWRGGD; via the coding sequence ATGAGTACGGATCTCGTGACGGTTCCGTCCGGGGCTACGATGAAAGGGGCCGCAGGTCAGATGCTCCACAACGACGTTGGCAGCGTTATTGTACTCAACAACGAGACGCCCGCGGGCATCGTTACCGAAATGGACGCACTGCGTGTTGGGTATGCAGCTAACCGGCCTTTCGAGTCGGTTCCGGTTCGGAAGGTGATGAGTCGACCACTAATCACGATTGAACCAACCAAAACCGCACGGACCGCCATCGGTCGCATGCACAAAAATAATATTAAGAAGCTCCCAGTGGTCTCTGGATTCGATCTTGTCGGGATTCTGACGATGACCGACATCGTCCAGAACCACGGCAAGCTACTAAACGAAGCCCGAAACCTCGAATCCGGTCACGGGAGACGAGATCCCGACGAGTGGCGTGGCGGAGACTGA
- a CDS encoding ISH6-like element ISHla10 family transposase — protein sequence MHATIDVRFELSIDDDKTLPLATLAEAVTDQNLEAVLLESLVESLDAASVEALCGEKHAHGNGDQRFQRAGTDTRTAVTTAGEHEFSLHYVEDTAASPDESSYFRPVEDVLDFDGQNRYQQDIAAKSVDLATSLSYRDAANHGDSFVSMPSPTTINRRAKKYGHKLKQFLPDCVAGTDADAVIPDGTKCHSQDDDRSSHSVQATLGEDTAEESRSLLDLSVNADWDETAAELDDIGAVTDDATVVSDADSGIVTAFTDENRDHQLDLVHVGRTLGNTLWDDGVFSLDRRKEIVSEVIDEVFHLKNSVAKHRPAEEFAAIRSRIARTRERLEKTAWQLEQFGSAKAAGYLRRWLPSIVTFAEHAVEGFEVPWTSNPVERLMGEVSKRCKNQWMRWTAEGLEAILQLRLVKYADPEYYQAFLDELLQRSTKTAINCDLSIESTSGKV from the coding sequence ATGCACGCCACAATCGACGTGCGGTTCGAACTGAGTATCGACGACGACAAAACGCTACCGCTCGCCACGCTTGCCGAGGCCGTCACTGACCAGAACCTCGAAGCAGTCCTTCTCGAATCGCTGGTCGAGAGCCTCGACGCCGCCAGCGTCGAGGCGCTCTGTGGTGAGAAACACGCACATGGCAACGGTGACCAGCGCTTCCAACGCGCCGGCACCGACACCCGCACAGCTGTCACAACTGCCGGAGAACACGAGTTCTCTCTCCACTACGTCGAAGATACAGCCGCTTCCCCAGACGAATCCAGCTACTTCCGGCCCGTCGAAGACGTTCTCGACTTCGACGGGCAGAACCGCTATCAGCAGGACATCGCCGCCAAAAGCGTCGATCTCGCTACCTCGCTCAGCTATCGAGACGCTGCCAATCACGGCGACAGCTTCGTCTCGATGCCGTCGCCGACCACCATCAACCGCCGTGCCAAGAAATACGGCCACAAGCTCAAACAGTTCCTTCCAGACTGTGTCGCTGGCACAGACGCTGACGCCGTCATTCCTGACGGGACAAAGTGCCACAGCCAAGACGACGACCGCTCGTCCCACTCCGTCCAAGCAACGCTCGGCGAAGACACCGCCGAAGAGTCACGCTCCCTGCTGGATCTGTCGGTCAACGCTGACTGGGACGAAACTGCCGCCGAACTCGATGATATCGGCGCAGTCACTGACGACGCGACGGTCGTCAGTGACGCTGATAGCGGCATCGTCACAGCCTTTACCGACGAAAACCGTGACCACCAGCTCGATCTCGTCCACGTCGGCCGAACGCTGGGTAACACCCTCTGGGACGATGGCGTCTTCTCCTTGGACCGTCGGAAGGAGATCGTTTCGGAGGTGATCGACGAGGTGTTCCATCTGAAGAACTCTGTGGCGAAGCATCGTCCAGCGGAGGAGTTCGCGGCGATCCGCTCGCGGATCGCGCGAACGAGAGAGCGATTAGAGAAGACAGCGTGGCAACTGGAGCAGTTCGGGTCAGCAAAGGCTGCAGGGTATCTTCGGCGGTGGCTGCCGTCGATTGTGACGTTCGCCGAGCACGCTGTCGAGGGGTTCGAGGTTCCGTGGACCTCGAACCCCGTCGAACGACTGATGGGCGAGGTCAGCAAGCGGTGCAAGAACCAGTGGATGCGCTGGACAGCAGAGGGATTGGAAGCGATACTCCAACTTCGGTTGGTGAAGTACGCCGACCCCGAGTACTACCAAGCGTTCCTCGACGAACTGCTCCAACGTTCGACCAAAACAGCAATCAACTGTGACCTCTCAATTGAGAGTACCAGCGGCAAAGTCTAG
- the cas2 gene encoding CRISPR-associated endonuclease Cas2 → MYVVMVYDLEAERTHKALKLGRRYLTHVQNSVLEGKISEGDLKTLQNEIDDLLKPGESTIIYELSSDTLLNRTVYGEDPTEDQRFL, encoded by the coding sequence ATGTATGTCGTGATGGTGTACGATTTAGAAGCTGAACGGACTCATAAGGCTCTCAAATTGGGTCGACGGTATCTGACCCACGTTCAAAACTCAGTTCTTGAGGGTAAAATTTCAGAGGGTGATCTCAAAACACTGCAAAACGAAATCGACGATCTGTTGAAACCAGGAGAGTCGACGATCATCTACGAATTGTCCTCAGATACACTGCTCAACCGTACCGTGTACGGTGAAGATCCCACCGAGGATCAACGGTTTCTCTGA
- the cas1b gene encoding type I-B CRISPR-associated endonuclease Cas1b, protein MDRNYHVFSDGRLERNDDTLRLVTEDDEKKYIPIENAEAFFLHGQIDFNTRLMSFCNEHTVALHVFGWEDYYSGSVMPKRGQTSGKTVVEQVRAYEDTQHRRQLAAAIIRGSIHNMRTNVVYYNGRDHDLETEISDLETAAGRVDTSLPIDELMGIEATARKAYYRSFNEILPSEFQLARREYNPPPNEINSLISFGNSLVYANCVSAIRATALDPTISYLHEPGERRYSLSLDLADLFKPLLADRVLFRLVNRQQISSSDFETELGSCLLNESGRKTYTKTFEEALERTVDHPELNRKVSYQYLLRLEAYKLKKHLLTGEEYDSFKRWW, encoded by the coding sequence ATGGATAGAAACTACCACGTGTTTTCCGACGGCCGACTCGAACGCAACGACGACACCCTTAGACTCGTTACTGAGGACGACGAGAAAAAATACATTCCAATCGAGAACGCTGAGGCGTTCTTTCTGCATGGCCAAATCGATTTCAACACTCGATTGATGTCGTTCTGTAACGAACATACCGTTGCACTCCATGTCTTTGGCTGGGAGGATTATTACAGCGGCTCCGTGATGCCCAAGCGCGGCCAGACCTCCGGCAAGACGGTTGTCGAGCAGGTTCGGGCCTACGAAGACACACAGCACAGACGCCAGCTTGCGGCCGCAATCATCCGTGGAAGCATTCACAATATGCGGACAAACGTGGTCTACTACAATGGCCGCGACCACGATCTCGAAACTGAAATCAGTGATCTGGAAACTGCAGCAGGGCGTGTCGACACGAGTCTCCCGATTGACGAGTTGATGGGAATCGAGGCGACCGCTAGAAAGGCCTACTACCGGAGCTTCAATGAAATCCTGCCGAGTGAGTTCCAGCTTGCCCGCCGAGAATATAATCCGCCGCCGAACGAAATTAACAGTCTTATTTCGTTCGGTAACTCACTGGTGTATGCCAACTGTGTTTCGGCAATCAGAGCAACCGCTTTGGATCCGACGATCAGCTATCTGCATGAGCCCGGAGAACGCCGATACTCGTTGTCACTTGATCTCGCAGATCTCTTCAAACCGTTACTCGCTGATCGAGTGCTGTTCCGTCTCGTGAACCGACAGCAGATATCCAGTTCTGACTTCGAGACCGAACTCGGGTCGTGTCTCCTAAACGAGAGCGGGCGAAAAACATACACAAAGACGTTTGAAGAGGCACTTGAGAGAACGGTCGACCATCCAGAACTGAATCGGAAGGTTAGCTACCAGTATCTGCTTCGGCTGGAAGCCTACAAACTGAAGAAACATCTTCTCACTGGCGAAGAGTACGATTCGTTCAAGCGATGGTGGTAG
- the cas4 gene encoding CRISPR-associated protein Cas4, whose amino-acid sequence MTDSDPVGRLLATARGEPVDDPFRVTGVMMQYYHVCKRELWFESRNLEINRENATVVRGTRVDETAYSDKRENLHLGMISLDLLDDGRVVEIKPSSALTEPAEMQLSYYLWYLDRVADVQRDGVLAHPRERNREPVELTDERVEKVEAAVRGIHSIITQSSPPPAEEKPFCDSCAYHDFCWC is encoded by the coding sequence GTGACCGACTCGGACCCAGTCGGCCGCCTCCTCGCAACCGCCCGTGGCGAACCAGTCGACGATCCCTTCCGCGTGACGGGCGTGATGATGCAGTACTACCACGTCTGCAAGCGAGAACTCTGGTTCGAAAGCCGGAATCTCGAAATAAACCGTGAGAACGCGACTGTCGTTCGTGGGACACGAGTCGACGAGACAGCCTACAGCGACAAGCGCGAGAACCTTCATTTGGGTATGATCTCGCTGGATCTCTTGGATGACGGTCGCGTCGTTGAAATTAAACCTTCCTCGGCACTCACCGAGCCCGCTGAGATGCAGCTGTCGTACTACCTCTGGTATCTCGACCGCGTTGCAGATGTTCAGCGCGATGGCGTCCTCGCCCATCCCCGAGAACGAAATCGAGAGCCAGTTGAACTAACTGACGAGCGCGTCGAAAAAGTCGAAGCAGCGGTTCGAGGGATTCACAGCATAATCACCCAGTCATCGCCGCCACCGGCTGAGGAAAAGCCGTTCTGTGACTCCTGTGCATACCACGACTTCTGTTGGTGTTGA